The nucleotide window CAGAAAACCTCAAGTCACTCACAGAGTTTGGTATCACCACGACTCGTCAGGGGACGCTAGAAATTAACTACGACATGCTAGATCGTCAGTTGAACAATAACTTCAATGAACTGGAAACGTTCTTTGGCGGTAATACCGGCTTCGCAAAACGCATCGAAGATGCCATTCACGGCATTACTGGTATTACCGGTAGCATTCGTACTCGAGAAAAAAGCCTTACAGAACAGAATTATCGCTTGAGCGATGATCAAGCAGCGCTCGATCGCCGCATGGAGAGCTTAGAAAAACGTACCCATGCCAAATTTTCTGCCATGCAAGATGCAACCGGTAAGATGCAAGGTCAGTTAGGCGCTTTAATGAGTGCGCTGGGTTAATCGATGCGAAGCGAACTTATCGAAATTAATGCTCTGGATCAATGCATTAGCCAAGAACTGCAAAAAGTCGATATTAATACTGAAGAAATTCTTCGCTTGGTCGATATCAGAGAAAGCTTATTGCAAAATTTGCTGTCAACGGTTCGGCAAAATCCATTGCTTAAGCAAGAAGTCGAGTGGCAAGACTTGCTTGCTCGTACCCAAAATATTGTTGAGCTGATGCAATCAGAGACGTCAAAGGCAGGAAAAGAGCTGCACAAATTGCGCTATGGTCAACGATCGCTTCAGCAATACAAAAAGTTTATTTAGAAAGAGGATTACTATGCGCGGATCTTTGCAAGCATATAAAAAGGTATCAGTCGACAGCCAGTTGAGCGCGGCTTCTCCGCACAAAGTCATTCAAATGCTAATGGCGGGAGCGGTTGAGCGCCTGATTCAAGGCAAAGCAGCGATGCAAGCTGGTAACATTCCAGTAAAAGGTGAGCGTCTAGGTAAGGCATTAGACATTATCATTGCGCTGAGAAGTTGCTTGTCAATGGACGATGGCGGGGATATTGCCTCAAACTTAGATTCACTTTATGAATTTATGATTACGCAAATTTCTGCAGCCAATCACCAAAATGATCCGCAACTAATTGATGATGTTATTGATATTATTCGAGAGATAAAATCAGCGTGGGATCAGATCCCAACAGAGTTCCATAACCTAACAGCCGAAGAAGTCGGTATTTAATAATTAAAACAAATTGTTATACTGATTGAATACATATTGCTTGGTTGTGCAATGGGTTGCTTATTTGGGTCACATTCACACTTAGAGCTCTCGATTGCTTGGTTGCCTTATTTTTATATTTAAATAAAATAAGCGCCATTAGTAGCCCTAATGGCTTTTTTTGTTGCTGATTTCCCCTATGTCTCTCGGTCATTGAGTGTGGCGTTTCCGCTTTTCTTAACACTCATTCGAGCTAATCAAGGTTTAGCCGCAACACATCCAAAAATAAAGGCAATCATTCTTAGTTATGCAAGGTTTGGCAAAACTGCTTGTAATTGATGACGACGCTTCAAGTCGTTCAAATTTAAGCAATATATTGGAATTTGTTGGAGAAAGTTGCGAAGCGGTCAGTTCTGATCAGCTAGGTGATGTTGATTGGTCTGAACTCTGGTCTGGTTGCATTATAGGTAATATTTCTTCAGGTTCAGCATCAAAAGTTGTGGCTCATCTTAGTGATGCCTACCACATTCCACTGCTCGTCATGGGACGCTTATCGCTACCTGTGGATGATTTACCAAGCTATGTTGGTGAGTTAGAACTGCCTTTAAATTACCCACAACTTAGTAACGCCTTGCGTCATTGCAATGACTTCTTGGGAAGAAAGGGTGTGAATGTGATCGCAAGTGAACGAAAAAACACGCTTTTCCGTAGTTTAGTGGGTCAGAGCCGTGGCATTCAGGAAGTTCGCCATCTTATTGAGCAGGTCGCTAAAACCGAAGCTAACGTTTTAATCCTGGGTGAGTCGGGCACGGGCAAAGAAGTGGTTGCGCGTAATATCCACTATCATTCCTCGTATTCTAGCGGCCCATTTGTACCGATTAACTGTGGTGCGATTCCCCCAGAGCTTTTGGAGAGTGAGCTGTTTGGTCATGAAAAAGGCGCGTTTACCGGGGCATTGACTTCGCGTAAAGGTCGTTTTGAGCTGGCCGATGGCGGAACGCTGTTTCTGGACGAAATTGGTGATATGCCAATGCCAATGCAGGTAAAGTTGTTACGCGTGTTGCAAGAGCGTTGTTTTGAGCGAGTGGGTGGCAACAATACGATTAAAGTGAACGTTCGCATCGTAGCTGCTACGCACCGCAACCTCGAGAGTATGATTGAAGGCGATACCTTCCGTGAAGACTTGTTCTATCGTCTCAACGTATTCCCTATTGAAATGCCCGCGCTGAAAGAGCGCAAGCGAGATATCCCTCTATTGCTGCAAGAATTGATGGCTCGTTTGGAAGCAGAAGGTGGGCAGCCAATCTGCTTTACTTCGCGCGCTATTAACTCTTTGATGGAACATGACTGGCCGGGGAACGTACGTGAGTTGGCAAACCTGATCGAGCGCATGGTGATTCTCTATCCAAACAGTCTGATCGATGTGAATCACTTGCCAACGAAATACCGTTACAGTGATATTCCGGAATTCCAGCCTGAAGGTAACCCTTTTGTCTCAGTCGAAGAGCAAGAGCGTGATGTCTTTCAAGACATCTTCTCGGGAGATTTCAGCTTTGATGAATTCGATGAATTGGAGAGCAATGCAAACGCGCCGCAAGAGCTTCCTCCTGAAGGGGTCAACCTAAAAGAACTGCTGGCTGATCTTGAAATCAACATGATCAGTCAAGCGCTTGAAGCCCAAGGTGGTGTAGTAGCACGAGCCGCCGATATGCTGGGAATGCGCCGTACGACTTTGGTTGAGAAGATGCGTAAGTACAACTTACAACGCTAACTCTGCACTCCGGTGTAATGCCGTTCTTTTAACTGCAAACAGATTATTCTGGCTTTCCGTCATCCTGGACAGCGACGAAGGAGCGTGATTCAGGAACTTCTATCCGAGCGCTTTGTTGCCAAAGAGTTTTCTATAGATTCTCAGAGCGCTGAATTTAGATTCCTAGTCTCGCTAAGGCTCGCTGGAATGACCCTATAAAAGCCGTTGAGCGGCTGGCATTTGCACTCCGGTGGGCTGTTTTGTGAAACACAATCCGTAAAAAACCTTATGTCAATTTAGTGTCAACTTATTGTCACTCCATTAACTTGTTGATAAATAAAAGTTAATGATTTGGTATGCTTATTGCTTACTAAGTTGTTTTACTATTTAGTGGCGATATTTCGACAGGCAGTTAATGGAAGATACCACCAACCAATCCCATTTAGACTCAGTAGAAAATCAGGTCGAACGTTATAAGCAGGTCCTGGATGTTATGCCTGCGGGAGTCATCCTACTCGATACGTTCGGTGTTGTGCGTGAAGCGAACCCGGAAGCGCATCGTATTCTTGAAATACCCTTGGTTAATGAAAAGTGGTTCAACGTCATTCAGGCGGTATTTGACCCGCGAGAAGATGACGGCCATGAAGTCTCACTGCGCAATGGCCGCAAAGTGCGTTTGGCGATTTCTGCTTCTGAAACGGGTCAGCTCATCCTAATTACTGACCTGACCGAAACGCGCTTACTGCAATCCCGAGTCAGTGACTTACAGCGTTTATCGTCTTTGGGGCGTATGGTGGCTTCTCTGGCTCATCAAGTCAGAACGCCTTTATCCAGCGCTATGCTGTATGCGTCCAATCTAGCTGCGCCCAACCTTCCGTCGAATACGAGAGAGCGGTTTCAAAGTAAATTGATGGATCGACTGCACGATTTGGAAAAGCAGGTTAACGACATGCTGCTTTTTGCCAAAGGTGGTGACAATAAAGTCATTAAGCCATTTACGATTGCTCAGCTGGTTTCGGAATATCAACCCATGGTTGAAACTGCCTTAAAAAACAACAATATTGACTACTTTCTTGAAGTAGAGGAAGAGCAAACAGGCTTACTTGGAAATGCCAATGCTATTGCATCTGCCTTGAGTAACTTAGTCATGAATGCGATTCAGATGTCAGGCAAAGAGTCGCAAATTGATATCTTCTTTCGCCCGGTCAACGGTGAGCTGCGTATTTCTGTGCAGGACAATGGACCGGGTGTACCTAAAGAGCTACAGAGCAAAATCTTAGAGCCATTTTTTACTACCCGTTCTCAGGGAACTGGGCTAGGTCTTGCGGTCGTTCAAATGGTTTGCCGTGCCCATGACGGTCGATTGGAACTTATTTCAGAGCAGGGTGATGGAGCCTGCTTCACCATGTGCATTCCGCTAGAACGAGTGCAAGCTGAAGCGCAATAAGCGTCTTCTGCCAATAAGGAGAATCATAATGGCGCAAAGCAAAGTGCTGATCGTAGAAGATGACGAAGGTCTTCGTGAGGCCCTGGTGGATACTCTGGCTCTAGCAGGCTATGAGTGGTTAGAAGCGGGCTGTGCAGAAGAAGCACTGGTCAAGCTGAAATCAAACACGGTAGATATTGTTGTCTCTGATGTGCAAATGGCTGGTATGGGCGGTTTAGCCCTGCTAAAAAACATCAAACAGAACTGGCCAAACCTACCTGTTTTGCTGATGACAGCGTACGCCAATATTGAAGATGCGGTCTCAGCGATGAAAGACGGTGCGATAGATTACATGGCAAAACCATTCGCACCTGAAGTGTTACTTAATATGGTCAGTCGCTACGCGCCGATCAAAAGCGACGATAGTGGCGATGCTGTGGTCG belongs to Vibrio sp. STUT-A11 and includes:
- a CDS encoding ATP-binding protein — its product is MEDTTNQSHLDSVENQVERYKQVLDVMPAGVILLDTFGVVREANPEAHRILEIPLVNEKWFNVIQAVFDPREDDGHEVSLRNGRKVRLAISASETGQLILITDLTETRLLQSRVSDLQRLSSLGRMVASLAHQVRTPLSSAMLYASNLAAPNLPSNTRERFQSKLMDRLHDLEKQVNDMLLFAKGGDNKVIKPFTIAQLVSEYQPMVETALKNNNIDYFLEVEEEQTGLLGNANAIASALSNLVMNAIQMSGKESQIDIFFRPVNGELRISVQDNGPGVPKELQSKILEPFFTTRSQGTGLGLAVVQMVCRAHDGRLELISEQGDGACFTMCIPLERVQAEAQ
- a CDS encoding flagellar protein FliT, coding for MRSELIEINALDQCISQELQKVDINTEEILRLVDIRESLLQNLLSTVRQNPLLKQEVEWQDLLARTQNIVELMQSETSKAGKELHKLRYGQRSLQQYKKFI
- the fliS gene encoding flagellar export chaperone FliS, translating into MRGSLQAYKKVSVDSQLSAASPHKVIQMLMAGAVERLIQGKAAMQAGNIPVKGERLGKALDIIIALRSCLSMDDGGDIASNLDSLYEFMITQISAANHQNDPQLIDDVIDIIREIKSAWDQIPTEFHNLTAEEVGI
- a CDS encoding sigma-54 dependent transcriptional regulator; translation: MQGLAKLLVIDDDASSRSNLSNILEFVGESCEAVSSDQLGDVDWSELWSGCIIGNISSGSASKVVAHLSDAYHIPLLVMGRLSLPVDDLPSYVGELELPLNYPQLSNALRHCNDFLGRKGVNVIASERKNTLFRSLVGQSRGIQEVRHLIEQVAKTEANVLILGESGTGKEVVARNIHYHSSYSSGPFVPINCGAIPPELLESELFGHEKGAFTGALTSRKGRFELADGGTLFLDEIGDMPMPMQVKLLRVLQERCFERVGGNNTIKVNVRIVAATHRNLESMIEGDTFREDLFYRLNVFPIEMPALKERKRDIPLLLQELMARLEAEGGQPICFTSRAINSLMEHDWPGNVRELANLIERMVILYPNSLIDVNHLPTKYRYSDIPEFQPEGNPFVSVEEQERDVFQDIFSGDFSFDEFDELESNANAPQELPPEGVNLKELLADLEINMISQALEAQGGVVARAADMLGMRRTTLVEKMRKYNLQR